The Mycolicibacterium flavescens genome has a segment encoding these proteins:
- the stp_5 gene encoding arabinose efflux permease family protein: protein MTALNDAERAAMRRDAEGGANRAFPPHSQKTAIGSARGQTGRSSAWLPSPRFIAAVIAIGGMQLLATMDSTIAIVALPKIQDELSLSDAGRSWVITAYVLTFGGLMLLGGRLGDTIGRKRTFIVGVALFTIASILCGLAWNEATLVVARLLQGVGAAIASPTALALIATTFPKGPARNAATAIFAAMTGIGSVVGLIVGGALTEVSWRWAFLINVPIGLVMIHLARKTLRETNRERLKLDAAGALLATLACTAAVFGFSMGPEQGWLSPITLGSGLTACAAFLAFLYVERTAANPVLPFDLFKDRNRVATFAAVFLAGGVMFTLTVLIGLYVQDIMGYSPLRAGIGFIPFVIALGIGLGLSSQLVQMFPPRLLVIAGGVLVLGAMIYGSTLDANIPYFPNLVLPITVGGLGIGMIVVPLMLSAIAGVGFDQIGPVSAIALMLQNLGGPVVLAIIQAVITSRTLYLGGTTGPVNDMSAAQLHALDQGYTYGLLWVAAVAVMVGLASLFIGYSASQVAHAQEVKDAIDSGEL, encoded by the coding sequence ATGACGGCTCTCAATGACGCAGAGCGTGCTGCCATGCGCCGTGACGCCGAGGGTGGGGCAAATCGAGCATTTCCACCGCACTCCCAGAAGACCGCTATCGGGTCTGCGCGCGGGCAAACCGGCAGGTCCTCGGCGTGGCTGCCATCGCCGAGGTTCATCGCTGCGGTCATCGCGATCGGCGGTATGCAGCTGCTCGCGACCATGGACAGCACGATCGCGATCGTCGCGCTTCCTAAGATCCAGGACGAGCTGAGCCTCTCCGACGCCGGCCGTAGCTGGGTGATCACCGCCTACGTGCTGACGTTCGGCGGGTTGATGCTGCTGGGCGGGCGACTCGGCGACACGATCGGCCGCAAGCGCACCTTCATCGTCGGCGTGGCGCTGTTCACCATCGCTTCGATCCTGTGTGGTCTCGCGTGGAACGAGGCGACGCTGGTGGTCGCCCGACTGCTGCAGGGCGTCGGCGCGGCCATCGCCTCACCGACCGCGCTGGCGTTGATCGCGACGACGTTCCCGAAGGGCCCGGCCCGTAACGCGGCCACCGCCATCTTCGCCGCGATGACCGGTATCGGCTCGGTGGTGGGCCTGATCGTCGGTGGTGCGCTGACCGAGGTGTCGTGGCGCTGGGCGTTCCTGATCAACGTGCCGATCGGCCTGGTGATGATCCACCTGGCCCGCAAGACCCTGCGGGAGACCAACCGCGAGCGGCTCAAGCTGGACGCTGCGGGCGCCCTCCTGGCCACGCTCGCCTGTACCGCAGCGGTGTTCGGGTTCTCGATGGGCCCCGAACAGGGCTGGCTGTCGCCGATCACGCTGGGTTCGGGTCTCACTGCGTGCGCCGCTTTCCTGGCGTTCCTCTACGTCGAGCGCACCGCGGCCAACCCGGTCCTGCCGTTCGACCTGTTCAAGGACCGGAACCGCGTCGCGACCTTCGCCGCGGTGTTCCTGGCCGGCGGCGTGATGTTCACGCTGACCGTGCTGATCGGCCTGTACGTGCAGGACATCATGGGCTACAGCCCGCTGCGCGCAGGCATCGGGTTCATTCCGTTCGTGATCGCGCTCGGGATCGGGCTCGGGCTCTCGTCGCAGCTGGTGCAGATGTTCCCGCCGCGACTACTGGTCATCGCCGGCGGCGTGCTGGTGCTGGGTGCCATGATCTACGGCTCCACGCTCGACGCGAACATCCCGTACTTCCCGAACCTGGTGCTGCCGATCACCGTCGGTGGGCTGGGCATCGGAATGATCGTGGTGCCGCTGATGCTGTCGGCGATCGCCGGCGTCGGCTTCGACCAGATCGGCCCGGTGTCGGCCATCGCGCTGATGCTGCAGAACCTCGGCGGGCCCGTCGTGCTGGCCATCATCCAGGCCGTGATCACGTCGCGCACGCTGTATCTGGGCGGCACCACCGGACCCGTCAACGATATGAGCGCCGCACAGCTGCACGCCCTCGACCAGGGCTACACCTACGGCCTGCTGTGGGTGGCTGCGGTCGCCGTGATGGTCGGGCTCGCCTCGCTGTTCATCGGCTACAGCGCGTCGCAGGTTGCGCATGCGCAGGAAGTCAAGGACGCGATCGACTCCGGAGAGCTTTAG
- the cysG_1 gene encoding uroporphyrinogen-III C-methyltransferase, with the protein MTENAYLVGLRLTGRKVVVVGGGSVAQRRLPLLVANGADVVVIAREATPAVEAMSGIALQLREFEPGDLEGAWYAIAATDDPAVNAAVVAEAEDRHIFCVRADVAVEGTAVTPASFEYEGLSVGVLAGGEHRRSAAIRSAIHEAMQRGLIAPDSSATADVVHGGVALVGGGPGDPELITVRGRRLLAHADVVVADRLAPQELLAEMPPHVEVIDASKIPYGRAMAQDAINGLLIDRAKAGKFVVRLKGGDPFVFARGYEEVLACAEAGIPVTVVPGVTSAIGVPALAGVPVTHRHVTHEFVVVSGHVAPGHPESLVNWNALAALSGTIVLLMAVERIELFAEALLEGGRPADTPVLVVQHGTTAAQRTLRATLADVAERIREDGIRPPAIIVIGPVAAFAG; encoded by the coding sequence GTGACCGAGAACGCCTATCTAGTCGGTCTGCGCCTGACCGGCAGGAAGGTCGTCGTCGTCGGCGGCGGCAGTGTGGCGCAGCGCCGCTTGCCGCTTCTGGTGGCCAACGGCGCCGACGTGGTCGTGATCGCGCGCGAGGCCACGCCCGCGGTCGAGGCGATGAGTGGAATCGCGCTGCAGCTGCGCGAGTTTGAACCGGGCGACCTCGAGGGCGCCTGGTACGCGATCGCCGCCACCGACGACCCGGCCGTCAACGCGGCCGTCGTCGCCGAGGCCGAGGATCGCCACATCTTCTGTGTGCGCGCGGACGTGGCCGTCGAGGGCACGGCCGTCACACCGGCATCGTTCGAGTACGAGGGGCTCTCGGTCGGTGTGCTCGCCGGCGGTGAGCACCGCCGGTCGGCGGCGATCAGGTCGGCGATCCACGAGGCCATGCAGCGCGGGCTCATCGCACCGGACAGTTCGGCAACCGCCGACGTCGTACACGGCGGCGTGGCGCTCGTGGGCGGGGGACCGGGCGACCCCGAGTTGATCACCGTTCGCGGGCGCCGGCTGTTGGCGCACGCCGACGTCGTCGTCGCCGATCGACTCGCACCGCAGGAACTGCTGGCCGAGATGCCGCCGCATGTCGAGGTCATCGACGCGTCGAAGATCCCGTACGGCCGGGCCATGGCACAGGACGCGATCAACGGCCTGCTGATCGACCGCGCGAAAGCGGGCAAGTTCGTCGTGCGACTCAAGGGCGGCGACCCGTTCGTGTTCGCGCGCGGATACGAAGAGGTGCTGGCCTGCGCCGAGGCCGGTATCCCCGTCACCGTCGTACCCGGTGTGACCAGTGCCATAGGGGTTCCCGCGCTCGCGGGTGTGCCCGTCACCCACCGGCACGTCACGCACGAATTCGTGGTGGTGAGCGGGCATGTCGCGCCCGGGCATCCCGAATCGTTAGTGAATTGGAATGCCTTGGCCGCGCTCTCGGGCACCATCGTGTTGCTGATGGCCGTCGAACGCATCGAACTGTTCGCCGAGGCGCTGCTGGAAGGCGGACGACCTGCGGATACGCCGGTTCTGGTGGTTCAGCACGGCACCACCGCCGCACAGCGCACTTTGCGCGCGACGCTCGCCGATGTCGCAGAACGGATCCGGGAGGACGGAATTCGGCCTCCTGCGATCATCGTTATCGGGCCCGTGGCCGCCTTCGCCGGTTAA
- the cobB_3 gene encoding cobyrinate a,c-diamide synthase, whose amino-acid sequence MQTRSLATGGWAHAGGGVSRATPAVVIAAPASGSGKTTVATGLMGALRRAGRAVAPFKVGPDYIDPGYHALASLRPGRNLDPVLTGEHLIGPLYRHGSARADIAVIEGVMGLFDGRITEESRGNAFGSTAHVAALLGAPVVMVVDARGQSHSIAALLHGFSTFDSSVRVAGVILNRVGSPRHEEVLRQACEHAGIPVLGVIPRCDEMSVPSRHLGLVTAVEHGNRAREAVEAMTALVGRHVDLVGIAALAESRVLDDPWDAEEVTPVGGNATVALASGRAFSFGYAEHREVLTAAGAEVVEFDPLTDALPSGADALVVPGGFPEEFVAELSANDVARTQIRQLAASGAPVHAECAGLTYLVDDLDGHPMCGVISGSATFTDRLTLGYREAVVVTDSPLHSIGARMMGHEFHRTAVTFKNDYAPAWIFTGGAIGRRRDGVVDGAVHAGYLHTHPAAHPRAISRFVAVAATSKLAPMSSREQDPDQ is encoded by the coding sequence GTGCAAACACGGTCGCTCGCCACGGGTGGGTGGGCCCACGCGGGGGGCGGGGTGAGCAGGGCGACGCCTGCGGTGGTGATCGCCGCGCCCGCCTCGGGTAGCGGAAAGACCACCGTGGCAACGGGTTTGATGGGGGCGCTGCGGCGAGCAGGGCGTGCGGTCGCGCCGTTCAAGGTCGGCCCCGACTACATCGACCCCGGCTATCACGCGCTGGCCTCGCTACGGCCCGGCCGCAACCTCGACCCCGTCCTGACGGGGGAGCACCTGATCGGGCCGCTCTACCGGCACGGCAGCGCCCGAGCCGACATCGCGGTGATCGAAGGCGTGATGGGCCTGTTCGACGGCCGCATCACCGAGGAGTCGCGCGGCAATGCGTTCGGATCCACCGCACATGTCGCCGCTCTGCTGGGCGCACCGGTCGTCATGGTCGTCGACGCCCGCGGACAGAGTCACAGCATCGCCGCACTGCTGCACGGCTTTTCGACGTTCGACTCCTCGGTACGCGTTGCCGGGGTGATCCTCAACCGCGTCGGCTCGCCGCGCCACGAGGAGGTACTGCGCCAAGCCTGCGAACACGCCGGCATCCCGGTCTTGGGTGTGATTCCCCGCTGCGACGAAATGTCTGTCCCCTCACGGCATCTGGGCCTGGTCACCGCGGTCGAACACGGGAACAGGGCGCGCGAGGCGGTGGAGGCGATGACGGCGCTCGTAGGTCGCCACGTCGACCTGGTGGGGATCGCCGCGCTGGCCGAGAGCAGGGTCCTCGACGACCCCTGGGACGCCGAGGAGGTGACCCCCGTCGGCGGAAACGCCACGGTGGCGCTGGCATCGGGCAGGGCGTTCAGCTTCGGCTACGCCGAACACCGCGAAGTGCTCACCGCCGCGGGCGCCGAGGTCGTCGAGTTCGACCCGCTGACCGACGCGCTGCCGTCGGGCGCCGATGCCCTCGTCGTGCCCGGCGGTTTCCCCGAGGAGTTCGTCGCCGAACTCTCCGCCAACGACGTCGCCCGCACGCAGATCAGACAACTGGCGGCGTCGGGGGCCCCGGTGCACGCCGAATGCGCGGGCCTGACCTATCTCGTCGACGACCTCGACGGTCACCCGATGTGTGGGGTGATCTCCGGTTCGGCGACGTTCACCGACCGCCTCACGCTCGGCTACCGCGAAGCCGTCGTGGTGACCGACTCGCCGTTGCACTCGATCGGTGCCCGGATGATGGGACACGAGTTTCACCGCACCGCAGTCACTTTCAAAAACGACTACGCCCCCGCGTGGATCTTCACCGGCGGCGCCATCGGCCGCAGGAGGGACGGCGTGGTGGACGGGGCCGTGCATGCCGGCTACCTGCACACCCACCCCGCCGCGCACCCGCGGGCAATCAGCCGCTTCGTGGCGGTGGCCGCAACCTCTAAGCTCGCGCCGATGAGCTCGCGCGAACAGGATCCGGATCAGTGA
- the cobO gene encoding cob(I)yrinic acid a,c-diamide adenosyltransferase → MPQGQPLTVPDDGLTTRARRNAPLFAVHTGAGKGKSTAAFGMALRAWNQGFDIAVFQFVKSAKWKVGEEAAFRELGKLYDEHGVGGPVQWHKMGSGWSWSRKHGDEVDHAAAAADGWAEIARRIADERHDFYVLDEFTYPLKWGWIDVDEVVATLRSRPGMQHVVITGRDAPQQLLDAADLVTEMTKVKHPMDVGRKGQKGIEW, encoded by the coding sequence ATGCCTCAGGGTCAGCCGCTGACGGTTCCCGACGACGGGTTGACCACCCGCGCACGCCGCAACGCCCCGCTGTTCGCCGTGCACACCGGTGCGGGTAAGGGCAAGTCGACCGCCGCGTTCGGCATGGCGCTGCGCGCATGGAATCAAGGCTTTGACATCGCGGTGTTCCAGTTCGTCAAGAGCGCCAAGTGGAAGGTGGGCGAGGAAGCGGCCTTCCGCGAACTCGGCAAACTGTACGACGAGCACGGCGTCGGGGGACCGGTGCAGTGGCACAAGATGGGTTCGGGTTGGTCCTGGTCGCGCAAACACGGCGACGAGGTCGACCACGCCGCGGCGGCGGCCGACGGCTGGGCCGAGATCGCGCGGCGGATCGCCGACGAACGCCACGATTTCTATGTGCTCGACGAGTTCACCTATCCGCTGAAGTGGGGCTGGATCGACGTGGACGAGGTCGTCGCGACTCTCCGCTCGCGACCCGGGATGCAGCACGTCGTCATCACCGGTCGCGACGCCCCGCAGCAGTTGCTCGATGCCGCGGATCTGGTCACCGAGATGACCAAGGTCAAGCACCCGATGGATGTCGGGCGCAAGGGTCAGAAGGGCATCGAGTGGTGA
- the bchI_2 gene encoding protoporphyrin IX magnesium-chelatase yields MTYPFSAIVGHDRLRLALLLCAIRPDIGGVLIRGEKGTAKSTAVRGLAKVLEAAAAADGTTGTTGQLVELPIGATEDRVVGSLDLQKVLRDGEHAFSPGLLARAHGGVLYVDEVNLLHDHLVDVLLDAAAMGRVHVERDGVSHSHEARFVLIGTMNPEEGELRPQLLDRFGLTVDVRASRDVDVRVEVIRQRMAYEADPAGFAQRYAEDDDELARRVAAARASVDSVSLPDSELRRIAALCAAFDVDGMRADLVVARTAVAHAAWRGTEVVSEEDIRVAAELALPHRRRRDPFDDPGLDPGQLDDVMAQADEATDENPDPEPDPDPPGGGASSSPEGDGRDRQPSQRNSGSSRPSAAPSAVFRTRSLVVPGVGEGAPGRRSRARNRTGKTISATSDGRTGHGVHMFGTLLAAVENQRRPGAPRPQPGDVRRAIREGREGNLVIFVVDASGSMAARDRMSAVGGAALSLLRDAYQRRDKVAVITFRQSDAKVLLPPTSSVHIASRRLARFDTGGKTPLAEGLLAARDLVVREKARDRARRSLVVVLTDGRATGGADPLGRTRSAAARLVAEGAAAVVVDCETSYVRLGLAAELAEQLGAPAVRLAQLRADSLTDVIRTAA; encoded by the coding sequence GTGACCTATCCCTTCAGCGCGATCGTCGGGCATGACCGTCTGCGGCTGGCGCTGCTGCTGTGCGCGATCCGCCCCGACATTGGAGGGGTGCTGATTCGCGGAGAGAAGGGCACCGCGAAGTCGACGGCGGTGCGTGGGTTGGCCAAGGTGCTGGAAGCGGCCGCTGCGGCGGACGGGACGACGGGCACCACTGGGCAGCTGGTCGAACTGCCGATAGGCGCGACCGAGGATCGGGTGGTCGGCTCGCTGGATTTGCAGAAGGTGCTGCGCGACGGTGAGCACGCGTTCTCGCCGGGACTGCTCGCCCGCGCGCACGGCGGTGTGCTCTACGTCGACGAGGTGAACCTGCTGCACGACCATCTGGTCGACGTGCTGCTCGACGCCGCGGCGATGGGCCGGGTGCACGTGGAGCGCGACGGGGTGTCGCACAGCCATGAGGCACGCTTCGTGCTGATCGGCACGATGAATCCCGAAGAGGGCGAACTGCGTCCGCAGCTGCTCGACCGGTTCGGGCTCACCGTCGACGTGCGGGCGTCGCGCGACGTCGATGTGCGCGTCGAGGTGATCCGACAACGCATGGCGTATGAGGCCGATCCCGCCGGGTTCGCCCAACGCTACGCCGAAGACGACGATGAGCTCGCGCGCCGTGTCGCGGCGGCCCGCGCTTCGGTCGACTCGGTTTCGTTGCCCGACAGCGAATTACGTCGGATCGCGGCGCTGTGCGCGGCTTTCGACGTCGACGGCATGCGTGCCGACCTGGTCGTCGCCAGGACCGCTGTCGCGCACGCCGCGTGGCGCGGAACCGAGGTGGTGTCCGAGGAGGACATCCGGGTGGCCGCTGAACTCGCGCTACCGCACCGCCGACGCCGCGACCCGTTCGACGACCCGGGCCTGGATCCCGGCCAACTCGACGACGTGATGGCCCAGGCCGACGAGGCCACCGACGAGAACCCCGACCCCGAACCCGATCCCGACCCACCGGGCGGTGGCGCGTCGTCGTCGCCGGAGGGTGACGGCCGCGATAGGCAACCGTCACAACGGAATTCGGGGAGTTCGCGTCCCAGCGCCGCACCCTCGGCGGTGTTTCGCACCCGTTCGCTGGTGGTGCCCGGTGTGGGGGAGGGAGCGCCGGGCCGCCGGTCGCGGGCGCGTAACCGCACCGGCAAGACGATCTCGGCCACGTCTGACGGCCGGACCGGTCACGGTGTGCACATGTTCGGCACCCTGCTGGCCGCCGTGGAGAACCAACGCAGGCCCGGAGCGCCCCGGCCGCAGCCGGGCGATGTGCGGCGCGCGATCCGGGAGGGCCGCGAGGGGAACCTGGTGATCTTCGTGGTCGACGCGTCGGGTTCGATGGCCGCGCGCGACCGGATGTCCGCGGTCGGGGGTGCGGCGCTGTCGCTGTTGCGCGACGCCTACCAGCGCCGCGACAAGGTCGCCGTGATCACGTTTCGCCAAAGCGACGCGAAGGTCCTGCTGCCTCCGACGTCGTCGGTGCATATCGCCAGCCGGCGTCTGGCCCGTTTCGACACCGGCGGCAAGACGCCTCTGGCGGAAGGCTTGTTGGCGGCGCGCGACCTGGTCGTGAGGGAGAAGGCCCGCGACCGCGCCCGGCGCAGCCTCGTGGTGGTGCTGACCGACGGCCGCGCCACCGGCGGTGCCGACCCGTTGGGGCGCACGCGCTCGGCCGCCGCGCGGTTGGTGGCCGAGGGCGCCGCCGCGGTCGTTGTCGACTGCGAAACGTCGTATGTGCGGTTGGGTCTGGCCGCAGAGCTCGCCGAACAACTGGGCGCCCCGGCGGTGCGGTTGGCCCAGCTGCGGGCGGACAGCCTCACCGACGTGATCCGCACCGCCGCCTGA
- a CDS encoding putative acyltransferase: MTVALRRSWSRDLDAATLYELLKLRVEVFVVEQAIPYPELDGRDLLAETRHFWLETSTGEVISTLRLMEEHPGGQKGFRIGRVCTKREARGQGHSTRLLQAALAEVGDYPCRIDAQTYLADMYARLGFVRDGEEFMQDGIPHVPMLKP, translated from the coding sequence ATGACGGTTGCGCTGCGCCGCAGTTGGTCTCGAGACCTCGACGCCGCAACGCTCTACGAACTGCTCAAGCTGCGGGTCGAGGTCTTCGTCGTGGAGCAGGCCATTCCGTATCCAGAACTCGACGGCCGCGATCTTCTCGCCGAGACGCGGCACTTCTGGCTGGAAACGTCCACCGGTGAGGTGATTTCGACGCTGCGTCTGATGGAGGAGCATCCCGGCGGGCAGAAGGGCTTCCGCATCGGCCGGGTGTGCACCAAGCGTGAGGCGCGCGGGCAGGGGCACAGCACGCGGCTGCTGCAGGCCGCGCTGGCCGAGGTGGGTGACTATCCCTGCCGCATCGACGCCCAGACGTACCTGGCCGATATGTATGCCCGCCTCGGCTTCGTCCGCGACGGAGAGGAGTTCATGCAGGACGGCATTCCGCACGTCCCTATGCTGAAGCCGTGA
- the mqo gene encoding malate:quinone oxidoreductase — protein sequence MIDHGRGRAENRVQSGELRVSDEPRKTDVVLIGAGIMSGTLGALLRQLEPDWDITLIERLDAAAAESSDAWNNAGTGHSALCELNYTPQQPDGSIDISKAVRVNEQFQVTRQFWAYAVENGLISDPRSFLNPIPHVSFVHGAESVKYLRRRYDALVTNPLFARMEYIDDEDEFTRRLPLMAEKRDFSEPVALNWTEQGTDVDFGALSRQLLGYVAQRGMTTYFGHEVRDLNQESDGSWTLKLVNLRTGRTSKLKAGFVFVGAGGGALNLLQKAGMKEAKNFGGFPVSGKFLRTDVPRLTDAHQAKVYGQPPVGAPPMSVPHLDTRVINGRSWLLFGPFAGWSPKFLKQGDVLDLPESITLNNVASMVNVALTQFGLLKYLVGQLMLSDAERIEALREFAPSAKESDWELNVAGQRVQVICGKSGKGVLDFGTTVLTSGDGTIAGLLGASPGASTAVPAMIDVLQRCFAKRYPAWESEIKEMVPSLGHELSSEPALFDEVWSHGTRVLRLDESPAVATG from the coding sequence ATGATCGACCATGGCCGCGGCCGCGCGGAAAACCGAGTCCAGTCGGGGGAACTGAGAGTGTCTGACGAACCGAGGAAGACAGACGTCGTGCTCATCGGGGCCGGCATCATGAGCGGAACGTTGGGCGCGCTGCTGCGACAGCTGGAGCCGGACTGGGACATCACGCTGATCGAGCGCCTCGACGCGGCGGCCGCCGAGAGCAGCGACGCGTGGAACAACGCCGGTACCGGCCACTCGGCGCTGTGCGAGCTGAACTACACCCCGCAGCAGCCCGACGGGTCGATCGACATCTCCAAGGCCGTGCGCGTCAACGAGCAGTTCCAGGTGACGCGCCAGTTCTGGGCGTACGCGGTCGAAAACGGGTTGATCAGCGATCCGCGCAGCTTCCTCAACCCGATCCCGCATGTGAGTTTCGTGCACGGCGCCGAAAGCGTGAAGTATCTGCGGCGCCGCTACGACGCGTTGGTGACCAACCCGCTGTTCGCGCGCATGGAGTACATCGACGACGAGGACGAGTTCACCCGGCGGCTGCCGCTGATGGCCGAAAAGCGCGACTTCTCCGAACCGGTCGCGCTCAACTGGACCGAGCAGGGCACCGACGTCGACTTCGGCGCCCTGTCCCGCCAGCTGCTCGGCTACGTCGCCCAGCGCGGTATGACCACATATTTCGGGCACGAGGTGCGCGATCTGAACCAGGAGTCCGACGGTTCGTGGACCCTGAAGCTGGTCAATCTGCGCACCGGGCGCACCAGCAAGCTCAAGGCCGGCTTCGTGTTCGTCGGCGCGGGCGGCGGGGCGTTGAACCTGTTGCAGAAGGCAGGCATGAAGGAGGCCAAGAACTTCGGCGGCTTCCCGGTCAGCGGCAAGTTCCTGCGCACCGACGTCCCGCGCCTTACTGATGCGCATCAGGCCAAGGTGTACGGCCAGCCACCGGTGGGTGCGCCGCCGATGTCGGTTCCGCACCTGGACACGCGCGTGATCAACGGCCGGTCCTGGTTGCTATTCGGGCCGTTCGCCGGCTGGTCACCGAAATTCCTCAAACAGGGCGACGTCTTGGACCTGCCCGAATCCATCACGCTCAACAACGTCGCGTCGATGGTCAACGTCGCGCTCACCCAGTTCGGACTGCTCAAGTACCTGGTGGGCCAGCTGATGTTGTCGGACGCCGAGCGAATCGAAGCACTCCGCGAATTCGCGCCCAGCGCAAAGGAATCCGACTGGGAGCTCAACGTGGCGGGGCAACGGGTCCAGGTCATCTGCGGTAAGAGCGGCAAGGGTGTGCTCGACTTCGGCACCACCGTGCTCACCTCCGGTGACGGCACCATCGCCGGGCTGCTCGGCGCTTCCCCGGGAGCCTCGACCGCGGTGCCCGCGATGATCGACGTGCTGCAGCGCTGCTTCGCCAAGCGCTATCCGGCGTGGGAGTCCGAGATCAAGGAGATGGTGCCGTCGCTGGGACACGAGTTGTCCTCCGAGCCTGCGCTGTTCGACGAGGTGTGGTCGCACGGAACGCGGGTCCTGCGTCTCGACGAATCCCCGGCGGTGGCCACGGGATGA
- a CDS encoding lysophospholipase: MPDWKADVLPGYWQHPMALGADPDGEGELVATLVRRGEPDRSATRAVLLVHGFTDYFFNTELADHFAGRGFAFYAIDLHKCGRSWREGQTPHFTTDLARYDVELERALDIIGSVSPAEVLVYGHSAGGLIVSLWLDRLRRRGRTGRKRIGGLVLNSPWLDLQGPSILRAAPTRAALGAVSRVYKRLVVRPPSEGGYGSSLHRDYHGDFDYDLKWKPVGGFPVTTGWIAAVRRGHARLHRGLDVGVPNLVLRSDRSVREVKDPDAIQKGDAVLDVKQIARWAGCIGNRTTIVPIADAKHDVFLSVPEARRAAYGELDRWLDWYLDPAARGSAVTRSPGGWS, translated from the coding sequence GTGCCCGACTGGAAGGCAGACGTGCTGCCGGGCTACTGGCAACACCCGATGGCCCTCGGCGCGGACCCGGACGGGGAGGGCGAGCTCGTCGCCACCCTGGTTCGGCGCGGTGAACCGGATCGGTCGGCCACGCGCGCGGTGCTGTTGGTGCACGGGTTCACCGACTACTTCTTCAACACCGAGCTCGCCGACCACTTCGCCGGTCGCGGATTCGCGTTCTACGCCATCGACCTGCACAAATGCGGGCGTTCGTGGCGGGAGGGCCAGACCCCTCACTTCACCACCGACCTGGCCCGCTACGACGTCGAACTCGAACGCGCACTCGACATCATCGGCTCGGTGTCCCCGGCCGAGGTCCTGGTGTACGGGCACTCGGCCGGTGGGCTGATCGTGTCGCTGTGGCTGGACCGGTTGCGTCGGCGCGGGCGGACCGGGCGCAAGCGCATCGGCGGCCTCGTGCTGAACAGCCCGTGGCTTGACCTGCAGGGGCCATCGATCCTTCGGGCCGCACCGACGCGCGCCGCACTGGGGGCCGTCTCGCGGGTGTACAAGCGGCTGGTGGTGCGCCCGCCGAGCGAAGGTGGCTACGGCTCGTCGTTGCACCGCGACTACCACGGCGACTTCGACTACGACCTGAAGTGGAAGCCCGTCGGCGGCTTTCCCGTCACGACGGGCTGGATCGCCGCCGTCCGCCGCGGCCACGCGAGACTGCACCGCGGTCTCGACGTCGGCGTGCCCAACCTCGTTCTGCGCTCAGACCGCAGCGTGCGCGAGGTGAAGGATCCGGACGCGATTCAGAAGGGCGATGCGGTGCTCGACGTCAAACAGATCGCCCGGTGGGCCGGATGCATCGGCAACCGGACCACGATCGTGCCGATCGCCGACGCCAAGCACGACGTGTTCCTGTCGGTACCCGAGGCACGACGGGCCGCCTACGGCGAACTGGACCGATGGCTGGACTGGTACCTCGATCCGGCCGCCCGCGGCTCCGCCGTCACCCGATCCCCAGGAGGCTGGTCATGA